The following are encoded together in the Peromyscus leucopus breed LL Stock chromosome 1, UCI_PerLeu_2.1, whole genome shotgun sequence genome:
- the LOC114706704 gene encoding olfactory receptor 51D1, translating to MKTLQPLVPVITTPNGSLAHPAHFLLVGIPGLGPNTHFWLALPLCFMYAVATLGNLAIILIIRVERCLHEPMYLFLAMLSTIDLVLSSVTMPKMASLFLTGIQEIEFNICLTQMFLIHALSAMESAVLLAMAFDRFVAICYPLRHTSVLTGPTVAKIGLASLARGFVFFFPLPFLLKRLSYCRTHTVTHSFCLHQDIMKLSCTDTKVNVVYGLFIILSVMGVDSLFIGFSYILILRAVLELSTRGAALKAFNTCISHLCAVLVFYVPLIGLSVVHRLGGPTSLVHVVMANIYLLLPPVVNPIVYGAKTKEIRSRVIRMFSQDGR from the coding sequence ATGAAGACACTACAGCCCTTGGTCCCTGTCATCACCACTCCAAATGGAAGTTTGGCCCATCCAGCCCATTTTCTGCTGGTAGGCATCCCTGGCCTGGGACCTAATACCCACTTCTGGCTGGCTCTCCCCTTATGTTTTATGTATGCAGTGGCCACACTGGGCAACCTGgccatcatcctcatcatccgTGTAGAGAGATGCCTGCATGAACCCATGTACCTCTTCTTGGCCATGCTTTCTACCATTGACCTGGTCCTCTCCTCTGTCACCATGCCCAAAATGGCCAGCTTGTTTCTGACTGGCATTCAGGAGATCGAGTTCAACATTTGCTTGACCCAAATGTTCCTTATTCATGCTCTATCAGCCATGGAGTCTGCTGTCCTGCTGGCCATGGCTTTTGACCGCTTTGTGGCCATCTGCTACCCATTACGCCATACTTCTGTGCTCACAGGGCCTACTGTGGCCAAGATTGGACTAGCTTCCCTGGCCAGGGGATTTGTATTCTTCTTCCCACTGCCCTTCCTTTTAAAGCGGTTGTCATACTGCCGAACACATACTGTCACACACTCCTTCTGTCTTCATCAAGATATTATGAAGCTATCCTGTACTGATACCAAAGTCAATGTAGTTTATGGACTCTTCATCATCCTCTCAGTCATGGGTGTGGACTCCCTCTTCATTGGCTTCTCCTATATCCTCATCCTGAGGGCTGTGTTGGAGTTATCAACTCGAGGGGCAGCACTCAAGGCTTTCAACACCTGCATCTCCCACCTCTGTGCTGTCCTGGTCTTCTATGTGCCCCTCATTGGGCTATCAGTGGTACACAGGCTGGGTGGTCCTACATCCCTGGTCCATGTGGTTATGGCTAATATCTATCTCCTGCTACCACCTGTAGTCAATCCCATTGTCTATGGAGCAAAGACCAAGGAGATCCGTTCAAGAGTTATCCGTATGTTCTCACAAGACGGCAGGTGA
- the Trim68 gene encoding E3 ubiquitin-protein ligase TRIM68 isoform X1: MLRTRRLALGISTAGYPTQREGGGSRGSLEDTVFIHVLRLLLDGTMDPAALMEAIVEEMNCPICMTFLREPVSINCGHTFCHSCLSGLWKLSGESQDLGYTCPLCRAPAQPRKLRPNWQLASVVDKVRLLGFCMEMGLQTDVCNLHKEQLTVFCKEDDVVTCKACHQSPEHEAHTVAPIKDVAWEYKWKLQEALELLRKEQEEAWKLEVSEKERAANWKTQMETRKQNILREFGKYRQLLKEKELPCLQVDEEAAAAQASLEQEERETANKLELRHDKIIQQSQALCRMIVELEERSQRPVHWMLQGVQEALNRSKSWSLEQPEPISLELKTDCRVLGLREILKTYAVDVRLDPDTAYSRLVVSKDRKSVHYGDTKQNLPDNPERFYRYNIVLGSQCISSGRHYWEVEVGDRSEWGLGVCMENVDRKEAVCLSPDYGFWVIRLRKGTEYRAGTNEYPLLPLSVPPHRVGIFLDYEAHEISFYNVTDGGSHIFTFPHCPFPGRLLPYFSPCYSIVTNTTPLTICSLDGED, encoded by the exons ATGCTGCGGACTAGGCGGCTGGCGCTCGGCATCTCCACAGCGGGCTACCCTACGCAGAGAGAAGGAGGCGGCAGCCGGGGATCTTTGGAAGACACAG tCTTTATTCATGTTCTGAGACTGTTGTTAGATGGAACCATGGATCCTGCAGCGTTAATGGAAGCCATTGTGGAAGAAATGAACTGTCCTATCTGTATGACCTTCCTCAGGGAGCCTGTGAGCATCAACTGTGGCCACACTTTCTGCCACAGCTGTCTCTCTGGACTCTGGAAGCTCTCAGGAGAATCCCAGGACTTGGGCTACACATGTCCACTTTGTCGAGCTCCCGCACAACCAAGGAAACTACGTCCCAATTGGCAGCTGGCCAGTGTTGTAGATAAGGTCCGCCTGCTAGGCTTCTGTATGGAAATGGGACTGCAGACTGATGTGTGTAATCTCCACAAGGAACAGCTGACGGTGTTCTGCAAAGAGGATGATGTGGTAACCTGCAAGGCCTGTCACCAGTCCCCAGAGCATGAAGCCCACACTGTTGCGCCCATAAAGGATGTTGCCTGGGAATATAAG TGGAAACTCCAGGAAGCTCTGGAACTTCtgaggaaagaacaggaagaagcctGGAAGCTGGAAGTCAGCGAGAAGGAGCGAGCTGCCAACTGGAAG ACACAGATGGAAACACGGAAGCAGAACATCCTACGGGAGTTTGGAAAATATCGGCAGTTATTGAAGGAAAAAGAGCTGCCGTGTCTGCAGGTGGACGAGGAGGCAGctgcagctcaggctagcctagagcaggaggagagggagacagcCAACAAACTGGAGTTGAGGCACGACAAGATCATCCAGCAGAGCCAGGCCCTGTGCAGGATGATTGTGGAGCTGGAAGAGAGATCCCAGAGACCCGTGCACTGGATGCTGCAG gGTGTTCAGGAAGCCTTAAATAG GAGCAAATCTTGGAGCCTGGAGCAGCCAGAACCAATCTCCTTGGAGCTAAAGACAGACTGTCGTGTGCTGGGACTAAGAGAGATCTTGAAGACATATGCAG tcgaTGTGCGCCTCGATCCAGACACAGCTTACTCCCGCCTTGTCGTGTCCAAGGACAGAAAAAGTGTGCACTATGGAGACACCAAGCAGAACCTACCTGACAATCCTGAGAGATTTTACCGCTATAACATTGTCTTGGGCAGCCAGTGCATCTCCTCGGGccggcactattgggaggtggaGGTTGGAGACAGGTCTGAGTGGGGCCTGGGAGTGTGTATGGAAAATGTAGACCGGAAGGAGGCGGTCTGTCTGTCCCCCGACTATGGCTTCTGGGTGATAAGGCTGAGGAAGGGAACAGAGTACCGGGCAGGCACCAATGAGTACCCCCTCTTGCCCTTGTCAGTCCCGCCGCACCGGGTAGGAATCTTCCTGGATTATGAGGCCCATGAGATCTCCTTCTACAATGTGACTGATGGCGGCTCCCACATTTTTACTTTCCCCCATTGTCCCTTCCCTGGCCGCCTCCTGCCCTATTTTAGCCCGTGCTATAGTATTGTCACCAACACCACCCCCCTCACCATTTGTTCCCTGGATGGGGAAGACTAG
- the Trim68 gene encoding E3 ubiquitin-protein ligase TRIM68 isoform X3: MLRTRRLALGISTAGYPTQREGGGSRGSLEDTVFIHVLRLLLDGTMDPAALMEAIVEEMNCPICMTFLREPVSINCGHTFCHSCLSGLWKLSGESQDLGYTCPLCRAPAQPRKLRPNWQLASVVDKVRLLGFCMEMGLQTDVCNLHKEQLTVFCKEDDVVTCKACHQSPEHEAHTVAPIKDVAWEYKWKLQEALELLRKEQEEAWKLEVSEKERAANWKTQMETRKQNILREFGKYRQLLKEKELPCLQVDEEAAAAQASLEQEERETANKLELRHDKIIQQSQALCRMIVELEERSQRPVHWMLQEQILEPGAARTNLLGAKDRLSCAGTKRDLEDICSRCAPRSRHSLLPPCRVQGQKKCALWRHQAEPT, translated from the exons ATGCTGCGGACTAGGCGGCTGGCGCTCGGCATCTCCACAGCGGGCTACCCTACGCAGAGAGAAGGAGGCGGCAGCCGGGGATCTTTGGAAGACACAG tCTTTATTCATGTTCTGAGACTGTTGTTAGATGGAACCATGGATCCTGCAGCGTTAATGGAAGCCATTGTGGAAGAAATGAACTGTCCTATCTGTATGACCTTCCTCAGGGAGCCTGTGAGCATCAACTGTGGCCACACTTTCTGCCACAGCTGTCTCTCTGGACTCTGGAAGCTCTCAGGAGAATCCCAGGACTTGGGCTACACATGTCCACTTTGTCGAGCTCCCGCACAACCAAGGAAACTACGTCCCAATTGGCAGCTGGCCAGTGTTGTAGATAAGGTCCGCCTGCTAGGCTTCTGTATGGAAATGGGACTGCAGACTGATGTGTGTAATCTCCACAAGGAACAGCTGACGGTGTTCTGCAAAGAGGATGATGTGGTAACCTGCAAGGCCTGTCACCAGTCCCCAGAGCATGAAGCCCACACTGTTGCGCCCATAAAGGATGTTGCCTGGGAATATAAG TGGAAACTCCAGGAAGCTCTGGAACTTCtgaggaaagaacaggaagaagcctGGAAGCTGGAAGTCAGCGAGAAGGAGCGAGCTGCCAACTGGAAG ACACAGATGGAAACACGGAAGCAGAACATCCTACGGGAGTTTGGAAAATATCGGCAGTTATTGAAGGAAAAAGAGCTGCCGTGTCTGCAGGTGGACGAGGAGGCAGctgcagctcaggctagcctagagcaggaggagagggagacagcCAACAAACTGGAGTTGAGGCACGACAAGATCATCCAGCAGAGCCAGGCCCTGTGCAGGATGATTGTGGAGCTGGAAGAGAGATCCCAGAGACCCGTGCACTGGATGCTGCAG GAGCAAATCTTGGAGCCTGGAGCAGCCAGAACCAATCTCCTTGGAGCTAAAGACAGACTGTCGTGTGCTGGGACTAAGAGAGATCTTGAAGACATATGCAG tcgaTGTGCGCCTCGATCCAGACACAGCTTACTCCCGCCTTGTCGTGTCCAAGGACAGAAAAAGTGTGCACTATGGAGACACCAAGCAGAACCTACCTGA
- the Trim68 gene encoding E3 ubiquitin-protein ligase TRIM68 isoform X2, whose product MDPAALMEAIVEEMNCPICMTFLREPVSINCGHTFCHSCLSGLWKLSGESQDLGYTCPLCRAPAQPRKLRPNWQLASVVDKVRLLGFCMEMGLQTDVCNLHKEQLTVFCKEDDVVTCKACHQSPEHEAHTVAPIKDVAWEYKWKLQEALELLRKEQEEAWKLEVSEKERAANWKTQMETRKQNILREFGKYRQLLKEKELPCLQVDEEAAAAQASLEQEERETANKLELRHDKIIQQSQALCRMIVELEERSQRPVHWMLQGVQEALNRSKSWSLEQPEPISLELKTDCRVLGLREILKTYAVDVRLDPDTAYSRLVVSKDRKSVHYGDTKQNLPDNPERFYRYNIVLGSQCISSGRHYWEVEVGDRSEWGLGVCMENVDRKEAVCLSPDYGFWVIRLRKGTEYRAGTNEYPLLPLSVPPHRVGIFLDYEAHEISFYNVTDGGSHIFTFPHCPFPGRLLPYFSPCYSIVTNTTPLTICSLDGED is encoded by the exons ATGGATCCTGCAGCGTTAATGGAAGCCATTGTGGAAGAAATGAACTGTCCTATCTGTATGACCTTCCTCAGGGAGCCTGTGAGCATCAACTGTGGCCACACTTTCTGCCACAGCTGTCTCTCTGGACTCTGGAAGCTCTCAGGAGAATCCCAGGACTTGGGCTACACATGTCCACTTTGTCGAGCTCCCGCACAACCAAGGAAACTACGTCCCAATTGGCAGCTGGCCAGTGTTGTAGATAAGGTCCGCCTGCTAGGCTTCTGTATGGAAATGGGACTGCAGACTGATGTGTGTAATCTCCACAAGGAACAGCTGACGGTGTTCTGCAAAGAGGATGATGTGGTAACCTGCAAGGCCTGTCACCAGTCCCCAGAGCATGAAGCCCACACTGTTGCGCCCATAAAGGATGTTGCCTGGGAATATAAG TGGAAACTCCAGGAAGCTCTGGAACTTCtgaggaaagaacaggaagaagcctGGAAGCTGGAAGTCAGCGAGAAGGAGCGAGCTGCCAACTGGAAG ACACAGATGGAAACACGGAAGCAGAACATCCTACGGGAGTTTGGAAAATATCGGCAGTTATTGAAGGAAAAAGAGCTGCCGTGTCTGCAGGTGGACGAGGAGGCAGctgcagctcaggctagcctagagcaggaggagagggagacagcCAACAAACTGGAGTTGAGGCACGACAAGATCATCCAGCAGAGCCAGGCCCTGTGCAGGATGATTGTGGAGCTGGAAGAGAGATCCCAGAGACCCGTGCACTGGATGCTGCAG gGTGTTCAGGAAGCCTTAAATAG GAGCAAATCTTGGAGCCTGGAGCAGCCAGAACCAATCTCCTTGGAGCTAAAGACAGACTGTCGTGTGCTGGGACTAAGAGAGATCTTGAAGACATATGCAG tcgaTGTGCGCCTCGATCCAGACACAGCTTACTCCCGCCTTGTCGTGTCCAAGGACAGAAAAAGTGTGCACTATGGAGACACCAAGCAGAACCTACCTGACAATCCTGAGAGATTTTACCGCTATAACATTGTCTTGGGCAGCCAGTGCATCTCCTCGGGccggcactattgggaggtggaGGTTGGAGACAGGTCTGAGTGGGGCCTGGGAGTGTGTATGGAAAATGTAGACCGGAAGGAGGCGGTCTGTCTGTCCCCCGACTATGGCTTCTGGGTGATAAGGCTGAGGAAGGGAACAGAGTACCGGGCAGGCACCAATGAGTACCCCCTCTTGCCCTTGTCAGTCCCGCCGCACCGGGTAGGAATCTTCCTGGATTATGAGGCCCATGAGATCTCCTTCTACAATGTGACTGATGGCGGCTCCCACATTTTTACTTTCCCCCATTGTCCCTTCCCTGGCCGCCTCCTGCCCTATTTTAGCCCGTGCTATAGTATTGTCACCAACACCACCCCCCTCACCATTTGTTCCCTGGATGGGGAAGACTAG
- the Trim68 gene encoding E3 ubiquitin-protein ligase TRIM68 isoform X4, whose protein sequence is METRKQNILREFGKYRQLLKEKELPCLQVDEEAAAAQASLEQEERETANKLELRHDKIIQQSQALCRMIVELEERSQRPVHWMLQGVQEALNRSKSWSLEQPEPISLELKTDCRVLGLREILKTYAVDVRLDPDTAYSRLVVSKDRKSVHYGDTKQNLPDNPERFYRYNIVLGSQCISSGRHYWEVEVGDRSEWGLGVCMENVDRKEAVCLSPDYGFWVIRLRKGTEYRAGTNEYPLLPLSVPPHRVGIFLDYEAHEISFYNVTDGGSHIFTFPHCPFPGRLLPYFSPCYSIVTNTTPLTICSLDGED, encoded by the exons ATGGAAACACGGAAGCAGAACATCCTACGGGAGTTTGGAAAATATCGGCAGTTATTGAAGGAAAAAGAGCTGCCGTGTCTGCAGGTGGACGAGGAGGCAGctgcagctcaggctagcctagagcaggaggagagggagacagcCAACAAACTGGAGTTGAGGCACGACAAGATCATCCAGCAGAGCCAGGCCCTGTGCAGGATGATTGTGGAGCTGGAAGAGAGATCCCAGAGACCCGTGCACTGGATGCTGCAG gGTGTTCAGGAAGCCTTAAATAG GAGCAAATCTTGGAGCCTGGAGCAGCCAGAACCAATCTCCTTGGAGCTAAAGACAGACTGTCGTGTGCTGGGACTAAGAGAGATCTTGAAGACATATGCAG tcgaTGTGCGCCTCGATCCAGACACAGCTTACTCCCGCCTTGTCGTGTCCAAGGACAGAAAAAGTGTGCACTATGGAGACACCAAGCAGAACCTACCTGACAATCCTGAGAGATTTTACCGCTATAACATTGTCTTGGGCAGCCAGTGCATCTCCTCGGGccggcactattgggaggtggaGGTTGGAGACAGGTCTGAGTGGGGCCTGGGAGTGTGTATGGAAAATGTAGACCGGAAGGAGGCGGTCTGTCTGTCCCCCGACTATGGCTTCTGGGTGATAAGGCTGAGGAAGGGAACAGAGTACCGGGCAGGCACCAATGAGTACCCCCTCTTGCCCTTGTCAGTCCCGCCGCACCGGGTAGGAATCTTCCTGGATTATGAGGCCCATGAGATCTCCTTCTACAATGTGACTGATGGCGGCTCCCACATTTTTACTTTCCCCCATTGTCCCTTCCCTGGCCGCCTCCTGCCCTATTTTAGCCCGTGCTATAGTATTGTCACCAACACCACCCCCCTCACCATTTGTTCCCTGGATGGGGAAGACTAG
- the LOC114706618 gene encoding olfactory receptor 52I2-like, with protein MMSRLSYNYTVESPATFFLMGVPGLQSSYLGLAISFSAMYSIALLGNSLIITVICMDSTLQEPMYFFLCVLAAVDIVMASSVVPKMVSIFSSGDSSISFNACFTQMYFVHAATAVETGLLLAMAFDRYVAICKPLHYRRILRPKLMLGLCVTIISRAVLSMTPLSWMLSHLPFCGSNVVPHSYCEHMAVAKLVCADPTPTSLYSLICSSIIVGSDTAFIAASYTLILRAVFSLSSKNAQQKALSTCGSHVGVMCLFYLPGMASIYITWLWQDVVPLHTQVLLADLYLIIPPTLNPVIYGIKTKQIRERMRMLMMCSFRKGLLT; from the coding sequence ATGATGTCAAGACTATCCTACAACTACACAGTGGAATCCCCTGCCACCTTCTTCCTCATGGGCGTTCCAGGTTTGCAGTCTTCCTATCTTGGGCTGGCCATCTCATTTAGTGCCATGTACAGCATAGCCCTCTTGGGAAACAGCCTCATCATTACTGTGATCTGCATGGATTCCACTCTACAAGAGCCCATgtacttctttctctgtgttctggcTGCTGTGGACATTGTCATGGCTTCTTCTGTGGTACCTAAGATGGTGAGCATCTTCAGCTCAGGAGACAGCTCCATCAGCTTTAATGCCTGTTTCACTCAGATGTACTTTGTCCATGCAGCCACAGCTGTGGAGACAGGGCTGCTCCTGGCCATGGCTTTtgatcgctatgtggccatctgcaagccCCTACACTACAGAAGAATCCTCAGACCTAAACTGATGCTGGGGTTATGTGTGACCATCATCAGCAGAGCTGTCCTTTCCATGACTCCACTGAGCTGGATGTTGAGTCATTTGCCTTTCTGTGGCTCCAATGTAGTTCCCCATTCCTACTGTGAACACATGGCTGTGGCCAAGTTAGTATGTGCAGACCCCACGCCCACCAGTTTGTACAGCTTGATTTGTTCCTCTATCATTGTGGGGTCCGATACGGCCTTCATTGCTGCCTCCTATACTTTGATTCTCAGGGCAGTATTTAGCCTGTCCTCAAAGAACGCACAGCAGAAGGCGTTAAGCACATGCGGCTCTCATGTGGGAGTGATGTGTCTTTTCTATCTCCCCGGGATGGCATCCATATATATAACCTGGTTGTGGCAGGATGTAGTTCCCCTGCACACCCAAGTGTTGCTAGCTGACTTGTACCTCATCATCCCACCCACCCTAAACCCTGTCATTTATGGTATTAAGACCAAGCAGATCCGGGAGCGAATGCGGATGTTGATGATGTGCAGCTTTAGAAAAGGTTTGTTAACATAG
- the LOC114706694 gene encoding LOW QUALITY PROTEIN: olfactory receptor 52I2-like (The sequence of the model RefSeq protein was modified relative to this genomic sequence to represent the inferred CDS: inserted 1 base in 1 codon), whose protein sequence is MLGTSYNHTTESPATFFLVGVPGLQSSYLGLAISLSTMYSIALLGNSLIITVICMDSTLQEPMYFFLCVLAAVDIVMASSVVPKMVSIFSSGDSSISFNACFTQMYFVHAATAVETGLLLAMAFDRYVAICKPLHYMRILTPHVMLGISVTITTRAVIFMTPLSWMLSHLPFCGSNVVPHSYCEHMAVAKLTCADPMPTSLYSLIFSSIIVGSDVAFISASYILILRAVFGLSSKNAQRKALSTCGSHVGVMALYYLPGMASIYVAWLGQDKVPXHTQVLLADLYLIIPPTLNPIIYGIRTKQIRERIWSLLMPCFFLQSTQGA, encoded by the exons ATGCTGGGGACATCCTACAACCACACAACGGAATCCCCTGCCACCTTCTTCCTTGTGGGCGTTCCAGGTTTGCAGTCTTCCTATCTTGGGCTGGCCATCTCATTGAGTACCATGTACAGCATAGCCCTCTTAGGAAACAGCCTCATCATTACTGTGATCTGCATGGATTCCACTCTACAAGAGCCCATgtacttctttctctgtgttctggcTGCTGTGGACATTGTCATGGCTTCTTCTGTGGTACCTAAGATGGTGAGCATCTTCAGCTCAGGAGACAGCTCCATCAGCTTTAATGCCTGTTTCACTCAGATGTACTTTGTCCATGCAGCCACAGCtgtggagacagggcttctcctgGCCATGGCTTTtgatcgctatgtggccatctgcaagccCCTACATTATATGAGAATTCTCACCCCtcatgtgatgctggggattagTGTGACTATCACCACTAGAGCTGTTATTTTTATGACTCCATTGAGTTGGATGTTGAGTCATTTGCCTTTCTGTGGCTCCAATGTAGTTCCCCATTCCTACTGTGAACACATGGCTGTGGCTAAGTTAACATGTGCTGACCCCATGCCCACCAGTCTCTACAGCTTGATCTTTTCCTCCATCATTGTGGGCTCAGATGTGGCTTTCATTTCTGCCTCTTATATTTTGATTCTCAGGGCAGTATTTGGTTTGTCTTCAAAGAATGCACAGCGGAAGGCGCTGAGTACATGTGGTTCTCATGTTGGGGTCATGGCGCTGTACTATCTCCCTGGGATGGCATCCATCTATGTAGCCTGGCTAGGGCAGGACAAAGTTC TGCACACCCAAGTGTTGTTAGCTGACTTGTACCTGATCATCCCACCCACCCTTAACCCTATCATTTATGGTATTAGGACCAAGCAGATCCGGGAGCGGATATGGAGTCTGCTGATGCCTTGCTTCTTTCTCCAGTCCACTCAAGGTGCATGA
- the LOC114706715 gene encoding olfactory receptor 51H1-like gives MNSNASYKNHHSFILTGIPGMPDKNPWMAFPLGFLYALTFLGNGTILAVVKVEQSLHEPMYYFLCILALTDVSLSMSTLPSMLSIFWFNAPEIPFDACITQMFFIHGFGVVESGVLVSMAFDRYVAIRDPLRYVSILTHGLIGKIGLVVFARAVCVVFPVPFLIKRLPFCRSNVLSHSYCLHQDAMRLACASTRVNSLYGLIVVILTLGLDALVILFAYILILKTVLGIASRAERLKALNTCLSHICAVLLFYIPLIGATMIHRFGKHLSPVIHMLMANIYLLLPPVLNPIVYSVKTKQIRRRIIQVFQGRKNRA, from the coding sequence ATGAACTCAAATGCTTCATATAAAAATCACCACAGTTTCATTCTGACAGGCATCCCAGGGATGCCAGACAAGAACCCCTGGATGGCCTTTCCCCTGGGATTTCTCTATGCACTCACCTTCCTTGGAAATGGCACCATCCTAGCAGTTGTCAAGGTGGAGCAGAGCCTCCATGAGCCTATGTACTACTTCCTCTGCATTTTGGCTCTGACTGATGTTAGTCTCTCCATGTCTACTCTGCCCTCTATGCTCAGCATCTTCTGGTTCAATGCCCCTGAGATTCCCTTTGATGCATGCATCACACAGATGTTTTTCATTCATGGATTTGGAGTGGTAGAATCTGGAGTCCTAGTATCCATGGCCTTTGACAGATATGTGGCCATCCGAGACCCTCTGCGTTATGTTTCCATCCTCACTCATGGCCTTATTGGAAAGATTGGATTAGTTGTCTTTGCCCGGGCAGTCTGTGTGGTCTTCCCTGTGCCCTTTCTTATAAAGAGGCTGCCCTTCTGTCGTTCCAATGTCTTATCTCACTCATATTGTCTTCACCAAGATGCAATGAGGTTAGCCTGTGCCAGCACCCGTGTCAACAGCCTCTATGGCCTCATCGTGGTCATCCTCACACTGGGGCTTGATGCTCTCGTCATTCTCTTCGCCTACATACTCATCCTGAAGACAGTGCTGGGCATTGCCTCCAGAGCCGAGAGGCTCAAAGCCCTCAACACCTGCCTCTCTCACATCTGTGCTGTGCTTCTCTTTTATATTCCTCTCATCGGTGCCACCATGATCCACAGATTTGGGAAACATTTATCACCAGTCATACACATGCTCATGGCCAATATCTACCTTCTTCTGCCCCCTGTGCTAAACCCCATTGTCTACAGTGTGAAGACCAAGCAGATACGTAGACGGATCATCCAAGTGTTTCAAGGGAGAAAGAACAGAGCCTAG